The DNA window TCCTGGTGAGCTGCAGCGGCAAGGCGAACTACGACGCCAACTACAACCTGTTGTCCGTGGAGCACACGGGCATGGTCCTCCTGGACGCACAGGACCAGGTCGTGGCCACCGCCCCCGTGGCGTGCGCGCCTGGAGCCATCGGCTGCGCCATCCCGGCCGCGGGCCGCTTCGCCGTGGTGGGACAGCGCGCCTATGTGGGCGACACCAACGGTGGGCGCATCTTCGTCCATGAGGTGGTGGGCAACACCCTGGTCGAGCGACGTGGACTGAAGGACACTTCGCAGCCGCCCATCGCCGCCTGCCCGGCCAGCGGCTTCTCGCTGGTCAGCGACGTGGTGGCCCTGCCCTGATGGCCCTGCCCCCGTGAGCCGGGGGCACTTCGCCCCGACTGGGGCAATGTGCCCCGGCCCCGGTGGGTCCTTCCGCCCCGCCGGGGCTGCGCTCCCGAGGGAAGCCGCCCCGAGCCACCCCTGGCACGACGGATGCTCTAGCCCTCCGCGAACCTCGTGAGTCATCACGAGGTCGACCGGAGGACAACGATGAAGCGATTCCTTCCCCTTGCCGTGGGCCTTTCAATGATTTCGATGGGCGCGATGGCCGCGACCCCCAAGGCTCCCGCGACACCGAAGCCCGCGGCCGAAGCATCCGCGAAGCCCGCCGACACCAAGGCCAAGCCCGCCCCCAAGCATGCGGCCCACGCGAAGGGCGCTCCCACGCCCGCCAAGGACTCCGGCACGACTCATTGATTTCTTCCCGCGGCCATCGCGGTAGTTTCTGAGTACTTCCTTCCGGTCCATGCGTTGTCGACCCCTCCAGTTGCATGGACCGGAATAGCCTCGAGCCACCGTGAGACTCGCCCGCAAGTTCACTCTCGCCCTCGTCCTGCTCGCCGTGGCCGTCATCGCCGGGCTGCAGGTCATCCAGGTTCGCCGTGAGCTGGAGCGCTCGGCGCTGGACATGCAGCACGACCACCGGTTGCTCGGCCACGCGCTCGCGGGGACCATCAGCAAGGCCTGGGAGCTGGCCGGTGAGCGTGAAGCGCTGAACCTCCTGCACCAGTCCAACAACTTCCAGGAGCAGGTCCACCTGCGCTGGGTCTGGTTGGATGGGGGCCCCGGCACCCCGTCGCTCGTCGGCTTTCCACCGCGCCTGTTGGCCACGCTGCGCCAGGGCAAGGACGGCTCCATGGTGGACCCGGAGCCGGCGCCCGGCCTGCTGCACTCGTACACGCCGGTCTTCATCGGCCTGGGCCTGGGCCGGCGCTTCGGCGCCATCGAAATCACCGAGTCCCTGGGCGAGGAGCGCCAGCACGTCTTCGTCACGGTGGTGGGCACCATCGTCGCCACGGGCACCATCACCTTCGCGTTCTTCATCGTGGCCATGGCCATGGGCCGGCGGCTCGTCGGCGAGCCCGTGGACCAACTGGTTCAGCTCGCGCACCGCTTCGGACAGGGAGACCTGACGGCCCGCGTGCGGCTGCCACCCAAGCGTCGAGGTGACGAGCTCACCACGCTGGCCAACGCACTGAACCGCATGGGTGAGCAACTCGAGGAGACTCACTCCCGACTGTCGGCGGAGACCACGGCGCGACTGGCCGCGGTGGAGCACTTGCGGCACGCGGACCGGCTCACCACGGTGGGCAAGCTGGCCTCGGGTGTGGCGCACGAGCTGGGAACGCCGCTCAACGTCGTGCTGGGGCGCTCGAAGATGATCTCCTCGGGGGAGGCGGAGGGCGAGGAGGTCGCCGAGTGCGCGCGCATCATCACCCAGCAGACCCAGCACATGACGGGCATCATCCGGCAGTTGCTCGACTTCGCTCGGCGGCGCGCTCCGCACCGGGCGCCGGAGGAGGTGCGGGACCTGGTGGCGCGCTCGCTGAGCCTGCTCAAGCCCATGGCCTCGAAGAAGAGCATCGCGCTGGTGGAAGACGTGCCGCCAGATGTCATGCTGGAGGCGGATGGAGGACAGGTGCAGCAGGTGCTGACGAACCTGGTGATGAACGCCTTGCAGGCCATGAACAAGCCGGGGACGGTGAGCGTGCGCGCGACCCTCATCCGGGCCACTCCGCCCCAGGACGTGGGCGGGCCCGAGGACAGCTACGTGCGCGTGGACGTGGAGGACGAGGGCCCTGGCATCGCCCCGGACATCCTGGGCCACGTGTTCGAGCCGTTCTTCACCACGAAGGACGTGGGCGAGGGGACGGGGCTGGGGTTGTCCGTGTCCTACGGTCTGGTGAGAGACCATGGCGGCTGGATTGCCGTGCGCAGCGAGCTGGGACGCGGTAGCTGTTTCTCCATCTACCTGCCGAGCGGAGGGGACACATGCCAGGCCGCGTCCTGATGGTCGAGGACGAGCGCGAGATGCGCGCCATGTTGGAGAAGGGACTGACGCGCCGGGGCTATGCGCCCGTGGCGCTCGGGTCGGCGGACGAGGCGCTCGCGCGGCTGGCCACCGAGGACTTCGATGTGGTCCTGACGGACCTGCGCATGCCCGGGATGGATGGGCTGGCGCTGTGTGAGCGCATCGTGCTCAACCGGCCGGACATCCCGGTCATCGTGGTGACGGCCTTCGGGAGCCTGGAGACGGCGGTGGCCGCCATCCGCGCGGGGGCGTACGACTTCGTCACCAAGCCCATCGACGTGGATGCGCTGGTGCTGGTGCTGGAGCGGGCGGTGCAACACCGGGCGCTGCGGGACGAGGTGCGCCGGCTGCGGCAGGAGCTGGGACGCAGGCAGGACGGCGGCGCGGTGGTGGGCGAGAGCCCCGCGATGCAGCAGGCGTATGCGCTCATCGACCGCGTGGCGGACCTGGACTCCACGGTGCTGATTACGGGCGAGAGCGGGACGGGGAAGGAGGTGGCCGCGCGCGCGGTGCACACGCGAGGGAGGCGGTCGGAGGGCCCCTTCGTGGCGCTCAACTGCGCGGCGATGCCGGAGGCGCTGCTGGAGAGTGAGCTGTTCGGGCACGCGAAGGGAGCGTTCACGGACGCGAAGGCGGCGCGCACGGGGCTCTTCGTGCAGGCGCATGGAGGAACGCTGTTTCTGGACGAGGTGGGCGAGCTGCCGCTCACGCTCCAGCCGAAGCTGTTGCGGGCGTTGCAGGAGCGGGTGGTGCGCCCGGTGGGTGGGGACACCGAGATTCCGTTCGATGCGCGCATCGTCGCGGCGACGAATCGGGACCTGGAGCTGGCGGTGGAGGAAGGCCGGTTCCGTGAGGATTTGTATTACCGGCTGAATGTGATTGGGGTGGAGCTGCCGCCGCTGCGGGCGCGTGGGAATGATGTGTTGTTGTTGTCGCAGCGGTTCATCGAGCAGTTCGCCGCGAGGAACAACAAGCGGGTGATGGGGCTGTCTCCCGCGGCGGCGCAGCGGCTGCTCGCGTATGGGTGGCCAGGGAATGTGCGGGAGCTGCAGAACTGCATGGAGCGCGCGGTGGCGCTCACGTCGTTCGAGCAGCTCACGGTGGATGACCTGCCCGAGCGCATCCGGAACTACAGCCAGCCCAAGGGGGCGGCGGAGAACCCGGACCCCTCCGAGCTGGTGACGCTGGAGGAGCTGGAGCGCAAGTACATCCACCGGGTGCTGGAGACGGTGGGAGGTAGCCGCACGCTGGCGGCGCGGATTCTCGGGGTGGACCGCAAGACGCTGTACCGCAAGCTGGAGCGGGACGACGAGGCGAAGAAGCCCTGAGGGGTGGAGTCAGTCCACGGGGTCCAGGCGAACTTCGAAGAGCTTGGGCCAGAGCTTGCCGGTCATCAGCATGCGCCCGGTGCCGGGCTCCACGGCGATGCCGTTGAGGACGGCATCGGGGCGGTTGAGCTGGGGGCCCACGGCGCGCACGAGGGCGGAGGCGTCGATGAGGCCCGTGACGTGGCCGGTGGTGGGGTCGATTTCGAGGACGTAGGAGGAGTGCCAGACGTTGGCGTAGATGACGCCGTTGGCGCACTCGAGCTCGTTGAGCTGGTCCTGGGGTTGGCCGTTGAGGGTGACCTCGAGGGTGCCCAGGGGCTCGAAGGTGTCCGGGGCGTGGAGGGTCAGCGTGGAGGAGCCGTCGCTGCGGATGAGCTTTCCCTGCCAGTAGCAGAGGCCCCAGCCTTCGCCGGCGTAGCGCGTGGTGCGCAGACGCGTGGGGGGCAGGCCGCTCCAGGTGAAGAGCTGCCCTTCGGTCCAGGTGAGCTGGTAGAGGCGCTCACCGTCGGTGGCGAGCCCTTCCGCGAAGATATCGCCCAGGCGCTCCATCCACAGCGGGGTGGCGGATTCGAGGGAGATTTCGCGCAGGGTGCCTTGATGGCCGGTGCTCTCGAACAGGCGGCCCTGGTGGAAAACGAGGCCCTGGGTGAAGGCCTCGGTGGAGTGCGGATACTCCTTCACGATGCGCGCCACCTTCCGCGAGAGGACGTTCTCGGTCACACGCCGGTGCGCGGGCGCACCACCACAGCCGTTGCTCATCCCCATGACCAGAACACCCAGCGCCGACAGCCATGCTGTTGGATTCATGCGCATCGAGGTGCCCACGCAAGCAGGAAACGAGGGCCGGCACAACCGACCCGGGGTCTGGACGCTTCGGCGCACCAGGACCGGCAAACAGGCATGGATTCTGGCCCTGATCGTTTGAACTTGCGGGAGCGCTTGGTATCACGCGCCGCCCACGACCCGGTGGGACTTGTGATTGGGGAACCTATGCAAAAGCTGAATCATATCGTTGGTGCGCTGGCTCTGATGACCGTGGCCTGTGGGCAGGGTCCGCAGGAGGGAGGGGAGACGACTTCGGCGGAGTCCGTCAGCCAGTCCGTCGTTGGAGCCAGTTGCGACCCATCCCTGCCGCAGCCGAGTGGTTGCGGCTACGGTGAGTACTGTTCAACGGCGACGTCCACCTGTGTCGATGTGGCCCCGGCCACGTGCTCGAACTTCGCGTCCTATCCTCCGACCTGGAGCAAGGTGAACGGGCAGGATGGAGTCCTCGGGCCGGTCATCTACAGTGTGACGCCTGTGTCCTGGGGGCCGCACCTGTTCTGCATGTCAGACAACGCGACGGTTCGCGCTCGCGTCAAAATGTATGCAACTCAAGCTGGCGAACTCCCGAGCACTGCCGCAGCACTGTCCCTGAACTATTTCCGGCCTTCCGGCTCCATGATGGCTGCCAACTCGCTGATTACCGGCTACTCGATGGCGAACAACGGCCAATCGGCGGAGTTCAATCTCAGCATCTGCGTTCCCCTCACGATGACGACCGTCACCATGGGCCTGCGTGCCCCGAACGGGAACTCGGTCTGCACGACCATTAACAAGTAGGTGCCGCAGCAGCAGCCTGTCGTCCACGACCCGCTCCAGCATCTGAGCGCCTGGCCTGGCGGGCTGTGCAGCAGTCCGGATGAAGCAACACGACCTCAACGGCTGACGTCCACCGCCACTGAGGTCGTGTTGTCGGAAGAATTGACGTCTGGCTGCATGACCAAGACCTCCAGCGGCTGGAGGAGCCACCCCGCCTTGTTGGCCGTAACGGTGAGGAAGATGCTCACCGTGCTCCCCGCCACGAGAGTCCCCACGTTGCACGCGAACGTCTGGGCCAGACTGTCCGCATCCTCGAAGAGCTGGCAGGTACCTTGAGAAGCACGGCTCGACACATACGTCGAGCCCTCCGGAAGGGTCCCTTGGAATATCACCCGGGTCGCGGTCTGGGCTCCCACATGGGCGAGGTGCGCTGAATAGACCACGCTCTCACCCACGAAGACCGTCTTCGGATTCGCCTCGGCCGTCACCCGCAGGTCCATCCCACCCGGGGGAACCTCGCAAGCATCGCCCCTCCCATTTCCATCCGAATCCAACTGGTTCGCATTGGCGACCACGGCACAGTTGTCTTCGATGTCACTCAGACCATCTTTGTCACTGTCCAGCGAACGGGCCAATTGATAGAGCCCTTCCGTGGTCAACCCTGATTGCCGGCGCTCCGCCGAGCGCCGGGGCGAGGTTCGGCCAGAACAGCCGTTGCCCATCATCGCGAGAACACTTAGCGCCGACAGCCATGCTGCTGAATTCATGCGCATCGAGGTACCCACGCAAGCAGGAAACGCAAGCCGGCCCAACCGACCCAGGGTCTGGAGGAATCAGCGCGCCCAGAAAGCAGGAGCCTCACCGGACGAGAGAGCCACGGCGCTCGGGCACGACGCCCCGAAGTAACTATCGACGGCCCGGCCAGCCAGCGACTCAACGCCATGTCTTGCCCCATGCCCAGCAACAGGCTCCCGATACATGGGCCCTCAGCCGGATTCCGGTCCAAACTGCTGACGCCATGCTGGCGCACGCCATTCATTGAGAGTTGTAGTGCAATCGAGCAGGCGCAGATAGAGGGATGCGGCTATTCTTTGCCGCTGGGTGCCTGAGTGCCAGACATTTGCACACCCATCAATGGATGGGGACACTCCCAAAAAAGAGCGCGAGCCCTTCACGAATCCGTCTTTGTGCGTACGGTACCAACGACGCAACTTCTCAGGATCAGGCGTTGGGAGGTGTTCGTCAGGATCGAGCTCAAGCACCTCCTGCTCCATGTCATCCTCATCACTCGGCCCTGTCGGAGAGCCATGAGCCGTTAGTCCCTCGGACTCGAGGTCCAATCCTGTGACAAGGGAAAAAGCTTCTGCGACGACTCGACTGCAGTGGGGATTCTCTAGCTGTTCAAGCAGCCACGGAAGCACCGTGGAATCTCCGCAGATACCCGCCGCCTGAACCGCCGTCCTGAGTTGGGACGAATCGTCGCGCAATCTCTCGACCACTTTGCGCGCGCGGCCGGTGTCGCCAGCACGGAGCGACAGTTGAAGCGCACGCGGCTGCAGGGGACCCGGAAGAGTCGAGAAGGATTCGAGAACCTCGAGCGCGTTCCTCTGGTCCCCCAACAACACGGCTGACGCCGCTGCCCAGAACCGGCACAGGTCGCTCTTCTCATGAAGGCCTGCTTCAAGTTCTGGCACCAGGTCGTGCCGCCCAAGCTCGCCCACCGCGCGTAGCGCCCGTGCTCGAACAGCGGGGTCCTTGTCTTCCAGTGCATCTGCGAGCGCTCGCCCCGGATCAAGCCGGTGAATGGCATAGGTAGCGATTGCCACCTGGCGCCACACTGGGAGCACCGACCCAAGAAGCTCCTGAGCGGCAATATGCGCCGTAGCGCGCGGAACCCACCCCAGGGCCGAGGTCAGCCCCGTCGCGAGCCTTGGCTCATCTCCTACGAGAGAGACCGGCACCTCCAGCCGCTTCGGGCTGCCCTGCTCAAGCGCCAGCACCGCTGCGGCGAAGACCTCACCTGCTTCCTGTTCATCGGACAAGCGCTCCGTGCAGAACTCCCACCCACAGTCGTCCGCTATCCGCAAGCCGTCCAGGTTTGCTTGGAGCCGGTCATCGAAAGCAGCCAGGTCGTGCAGCCGGTAGTGCGGAGCATTGAGTACCCCCTGGCGCTGCGCCCACAGGAAGGCCGCATCCGTCGCGTGCTGCTCAATGATGCGCTCAATTGAACGAGGCACTTCAGGACCACCGGCTGACTTCGAGATTGTCACTCACGACTTCGCAAAGCTTCGCGAACTCACGGCTTTCCTGGGCATGAAGATAGATACTGTCTCGTGCCAATTTCTCTGGAAAAAACAGCAGAACCGCGTCGGCGCGCTCATAGAAGATAGGGGCCGTGTCGACATAGGGCACGGGCTGAAAGCCCAGCTTTTCTGCAACGGACTTGAAATGGGTGACGTGTTCCTGATGCTCGGTCTTATCCATGCTCTGCGTTTCACGCCGAGCCCCGAACTGAGCGTAGTGCGGGAGGCTGGGTGCACGGATTCTGAGAACCGCCTCTTGATAAAAGTACTGAAGAAGAGAATTGGCAACAACGTGCTCCGACCGTGACTCACTCGTAAACTTTCCGGTTTCAGCATCAACAGACCATGAAAACAGGACGAGTGGCCGTGCGCCATCTCTCACGGCAGATGAAAGGAACATCTCGTTATAGATGTCCAATGTCCACACATAAAAAGCATCTGATGGTGCCGGCACGGGAGGATCCGCATAGAACCGCAGGGTCGCCTCCACACCAAATTCTACATCCCGAAGGAACTCTCCAAAGCAATTTGGAGGCGTCCTGCCCATCCGAGTGAGAAATGCCCGATGCTCTGGGGCCAAGGACTGCCCTGCAGCCGTCTCCACCTGCAGGATGTCGTGCTCGTCAGCCCCAATGACCCTTCGCGAGAACTCCGGATCGGCTCTGGCACAGTAGTCAACAAACTTATCCATTTCACGCATCCACATCTCAATTAGCTCCCTAGCACTCGCTCCCAAAGCTATTTCTTGGGCTCATTCTCGCACAGCATGGAAGTCAGGACACGTTTGCACGTCTCGCATGAGGGCATGAGCTGCTTACCGCCCGACCTATCAAGAAGGACGGACAGACTCACCTCACACCCCGCAGCCGGTGGAAGCGCACCTTTCTCGAATGCTTCAAAAAGCGCCTTCTGCTCGGCACAGTTTCCGGCTGGATTCCTGTCCGCAGGGCCCTTAGGACCAATGGGAGTCTTGTGCTTGAAGTTCTTTGCCTTGTCAGCGAACGTGTTCGGACTCAACCGAGCATAGTTATCCCCAGCGATTCCTTTGAATACCGAAGAGCCCTTCTTGCACTTCACGACCACGGCAGAGGACACGCGCCCCTTCATCTTCTCGGCTTCACGCGTCGACTCTTTCGATGGCTTCAGTTGCGGATGTCCTGGGCTATCGAGAGGCTTTTGGCAGTTGTTACAAAGAATCTTGCCCGTCGCGTCGTCGTGCCCCGGATACCCCATGTTCTTACCGGGGGTGTTTCCAGCATTTCCGTTGTGCAAGCCGTCATCGAGGAAGCGGACGACGCCCTTACCCTCGAACTTCACGGTCGTGCTATAGAGCAGCCAGGTGAGCTTTCCTTTGATTTTGTTTGATGCAACACCGCCGCCCGCGGTTCCTCCTTCATCGCCTGTGCTCACCTTCAGATTCGAACTCTCGAGCGCGACAGCATTCCCCTCCACCACGACGCTCTTGGCCCCTTTGGCCAGATCGCTCGACAAGGCCAGGTTGGGATAGGGAATCGGGACAGGCCCTCCTGGTGATGGCGTCTTGCACACATCCGGCGCCATCGCGATGAATTGAAGACCGTCGCCCGCATGTACGACACTCTTTCCATTCACGAAGGTTTTCGTCACGGGTCCCCCGGGTCGAATGGCTCACTGCACGCCCTGCACGAGACAGGCGCCTACGTGACCTCGATCCCCTGAGCCACAGAGCAAGAAAAGAGGAGGAGGCGAATCAGTCGGGCGGCGCAAGCGCGCAAGTGCATGCACGCCCATTCCAAGCATGACTCCTCCCGCAGCGGCCCCCAGGTCGCCAAATGCCTCTGCCGCCATCGTCCGGACGAACGGTTCCGGCATGAGAGGAATGTTGCGGAGGTACGCCATGGACAGCTCCGCAGCCCAGAATGATTCGCCGGTTTCGCACGTATAGAAGATGTCGGCCCTTTGCGCCCACTTCCGTCGCAGTTGCCGAAATGCTTCTGTCAGGGCCTGCGCCGTGTTGGGCGCGTCCTGGAGAAAATGACACGACTCAAGCCCGGTGGAAACCCGAAGGAGTCTTCCGAAAGAAACAGGCGCCTGCCTCCCCCGGCGCGGCGCCTGGCGCTCCAGCAGCACGAACGCAGCTCCTTCCCCGGGAACCGTCCCCTCCCTGGCTGGCCGGAGCAACCGGCCCTCGGCGTCGAGGTGCATGAGCACTTCAGGAGAACACAGCGAATCGACCGCGCCGATGAGCATGGCATCGCACACACCCGTTGCGAGCGATGACATCGCCTTTTCAAGCGCGCAGAAGAACGCGCTGCGCCCCTGCTTGAAGACGGTCGCAGGCGCCGGGACCTCAGGCAGGCGGGTCCTGACCAGCGCATCCCAGCGCGACACAAAGGCATCCGCATCAAAGGCGAGCGCGCTGTCCGCTTCGGGAAGCGCAAGTGCCAATGACACCCGGTTTCCTGCGCCAAGAGATGCAGGCAGCGCGGTGTCTTGGAAAGCCCACTCGCACATCGCGAGCATTCGTTCGAATCGCGGCATGTCCTCATCGAGCTCCGTGAGCACCGATGCCCGAATGGGTTCCCCATCCCCTCCAACGAACCGCGTCAGCAGGAAGGAGTCCAGCCGCGCGCGAAGAGCGGCATGCGACGCCCGCGCCGTGAGTCCAATCGGTGTGCACACCCCCATCGCGGAGATCGCCACTTCAGGTCCTTCTGCGTGACTCAGTGGCGTCATGCGGATTCGGTCTCCCATGGCGCGAGCAGACGAACGACGGTACGCAAATGCGACCTCACCCCATGGCCAAGCGGAACGGTCTTGCGCCAATACAGGGTGACGACACCCTCATCTGGCTCAAGCAACACCCCATCGAGCGCAAGGTCCTCCCGAGTCGTGTGGTCTGGGTAATAGCTCTTCGCCACCAACCGATGATGCGGCAGATGAAAGCTGAATGTTCCATCGGGAGAGAATCCCTCGAGCACAACAGGTTCGCCTCCTTGCAACGGAGTCCGCATTGCCAGTCCAGAAGCCGCGGAGCAAAAGAAGCGCAAGTCCAGGTCCCGTGGCCACAGGGGAAGGCGCTCTTTCATCCAGCGTTCATCATACGTCCCGGCAAAGCCCAGCCGAGGCTGCCAGCTCGGCGGGATGGGACCGTATCCGCAAGGCGTTCCCGGGGCGTTCCACGTCGTGGTCCTCTCTCCTGGGGGCTGCAGATTCGGCAGCGGCTGCTCAACGGCGGATTGCTCTCGAAGAAACAGGCCTCGGCCGACGGGATTGAGCGCCTCCTGGGCGAGAATCCGACCGTTCTCCGCGCTCACGGTTCCGCCAAACGCACGTTCATAGCGCAGAGGCATGCGCTCAAACGGAGCGGGCCTGCTGGGAGTGAGCCCTCCCAGCCCTCGTTTCCAGAAGCGGTCGCCGATGACGTCCACGGACTTTGAGCAGGAACCAACGCGCACACGGGTTGGGACCGCGATGGCATTGCCCCGG is part of the Myxococcus landrumus genome and encodes:
- a CDS encoding DUF4150 domain-containing protein, which gives rise to MTKTFVNGKSVVHAGDGLQFIAMAPDVCKTPSPGGPVPIPYPNLALSSDLAKGAKSVVVEGNAVALESSNLKVSTGDEGGTAGGGVASNKIKGKLTWLLYSTTVKFEGKGVVRFLDDGLHNGNAGNTPGKNMGYPGHDDATGKILCNNCQKPLDSPGHPQLKPSKESTREAEKMKGRVSSAVVVKCKKGSSVFKGIAGDNYARLSPNTFADKAKNFKHKTPIGPKGPADRNPAGNCAEQKALFEAFEKGALPPAAGCEVSLSVLLDRSGGKQLMPSCETCKRVLTSMLCENEPKK
- a CDS encoding beta-ketoacyl synthase N-terminal-like domain-containing protein, with amino-acid sequence MTPLSHAEGPEVAISAMGVCTPIGLTARASHAALRARLDSFLLTRFVGGDGEPIRASVLTELDEDMPRFERMLAMCEWAFQDTALPASLGAGNRVSLALALPEADSALAFDADAFVSRWDALVRTRLPEVPAPATVFKQGRSAFFCALEKAMSSLATGVCDAMLIGAVDSLCSPEVLMHLDAEGRLLRPAREGTVPGEGAAFVLLERQAPRRGRQAPVSFGRLLRVSTGLESCHFLQDAPNTAQALTEAFRQLRRKWAQRADIFYTCETGESFWAAELSMAYLRNIPLMPEPFVRTMAAEAFGDLGAAAGGVMLGMGVHALARLRRPTDSPPPLFLLCGSGDRGHVGACLVQGVQ
- a CDS encoding sensor histidine kinase, yielding MRLARKFTLALVLLAVAVIAGLQVIQVRRELERSALDMQHDHRLLGHALAGTISKAWELAGEREALNLLHQSNNFQEQVHLRWVWLDGGPGTPSLVGFPPRLLATLRQGKDGSMVDPEPAPGLLHSYTPVFIGLGLGRRFGAIEITESLGEERQHVFVTVVGTIVATGTITFAFFIVAMAMGRRLVGEPVDQLVQLAHRFGQGDLTARVRLPPKRRGDELTTLANALNRMGEQLEETHSRLSAETTARLAAVEHLRHADRLTTVGKLASGVAHELGTPLNVVLGRSKMISSGEAEGEEVAECARIITQQTQHMTGIIRQLLDFARRRAPHRAPEEVRDLVARSLSLLKPMASKKSIALVEDVPPDVMLEADGGQVQQVLTNLVMNALQAMNKPGTVSVRATLIRATPPQDVGGPEDSYVRVDVEDEGPGIAPDILGHVFEPFFTTKDVGEGTGLGLSVSYGLVRDHGGWIAVRSELGRGSCFSIYLPSGGDTCQAAS
- a CDS encoding glutaminyl-peptide cyclotransferase, whose translation is MNPTAWLSALGVLVMGMSNGCGGAPAHRRVTENVLSRKVARIVKEYPHSTEAFTQGLVFHQGRLFESTGHQGTLREISLESATPLWMERLGDIFAEGLATDGERLYQLTWTEGQLFTWSGLPPTRLRTTRYAGEGWGLCYWQGKLIRSDGSSTLTLHAPDTFEPLGTLEVTLNGQPQDQLNELECANGVIYANVWHSSYVLEIDPTTGHVTGLIDASALVRAVGPQLNRPDAVLNGIAVEPGTGRMLMTGKLWPKLFEVRLDPVD
- a CDS encoding DUF11 domain-containing protein, which encodes MNSAAWLSALSVLAMMGNGCSGRTSPRRSAERRQSGLTTEGLYQLARSLDSDKDGLSDIEDNCAVVANANQLDSDGNGRGDACEVPPGGMDLRVTAEANPKTVFVGESVVYSAHLAHVGAQTATRVIFQGTLPEGSTYVSSRASQGTCQLFEDADSLAQTFACNVGTLVAGSTVSIFLTVTANKAGWLLQPLEVLVMQPDVNSSDNTTSVAVDVSR
- a CDS encoding TIGR02270 family protein, with the protein product MTISKSAGGPEVPRSIERIIEQHATDAAFLWAQRQGVLNAPHYRLHDLAAFDDRLQANLDGLRIADDCGWEFCTERLSDEQEAGEVFAAAVLALEQGSPKRLEVPVSLVGDEPRLATGLTSALGWVPRATAHIAAQELLGSVLPVWRQVAIATYAIHRLDPGRALADALEDKDPAVRARALRAVGELGRHDLVPELEAGLHEKSDLCRFWAAASAVLLGDQRNALEVLESFSTLPGPLQPRALQLSLRAGDTGRARKVVERLRDDSSQLRTAVQAAGICGDSTVLPWLLEQLENPHCSRVVAEAFSLVTGLDLESEGLTAHGSPTGPSDEDDMEQEVLELDPDEHLPTPDPEKLRRWYRTHKDGFVKGSRSFLGVSPSIDGCANVWHSGTQRQRIAASLYLRLLDCTTTLNEWRAPAWRQQFGPESG
- a CDS encoding sigma-54-dependent transcriptional regulator; translated protein: MPGRVLMVEDEREMRAMLEKGLTRRGYAPVALGSADEALARLATEDFDVVLTDLRMPGMDGLALCERIVLNRPDIPVIVVTAFGSLETAVAAIRAGAYDFVTKPIDVDALVLVLERAVQHRALRDEVRRLRQELGRRQDGGAVVGESPAMQQAYALIDRVADLDSTVLITGESGTGKEVAARAVHTRGRRSEGPFVALNCAAMPEALLESELFGHAKGAFTDAKAARTGLFVQAHGGTLFLDEVGELPLTLQPKLLRALQERVVRPVGGDTEIPFDARIVAATNRDLELAVEEGRFREDLYYRLNVIGVELPPLRARGNDVLLLSQRFIEQFAARNNKRVMGLSPAAAQRLLAYGWPGNVRELQNCMERAVALTSFEQLTVDDLPERIRNYSQPKGAAENPDPSELVTLEELERKYIHRVLETVGGSRTLAARILGVDRKTLYRKLERDDEAKKP
- a CDS encoding DUF2169 family type VI secretion system accessory protein, which codes for MPLPDASDNLTPFALGTCFQYDVDDHQKLVVCVAGRFRLPSPGKPRTEPLELHDEQRAPPMADVHWGDPANTSVRYAGQGSVRRPGAEVYLQGAAWASRGNAIAVPTRVRVGSCSKSVDVIGDRFWKRGLGGLTPSRPAPFERMPLRYERAFGGTVSAENGRILAQEALNPVGRGLFLREQSAVEQPLPNLQPPGERTTTWNAPGTPCGYGPIPPSWQPRLGFAGTYDERWMKERLPLWPRDLDLRFFCSAASGLAMRTPLQGGEPVVLEGFSPDGTFSFHLPHHRLVAKSYYPDHTTREDLALDGVLLEPDEGVVTLYWRKTVPLGHGVRSHLRTVVRLLAPWETESA